In Ruminiclostridium papyrosolvens DSM 2782, the following proteins share a genomic window:
- a CDS encoding sensor histidine kinase, producing MRIIKYLGISLKTKMRTLMFIAIIPLLVFVSYLIFQVGTYSDYYNTIYKSISVANDFSQKFKNEYDYSMYQIVIGSSNFKREEISQKLEDAYNKVNYLRKSALMPENKSTTKYMKDYVDSLKRSTEIIKVNLEADGPKYDKNLMILDNDIRTTTTMITDSIQKYVYIETFQMNKVHNKIEVERKRNVTFTCIIFAVLFMVTLVLVEFISHSITKPIKNLCISTKLVGNGDFTTRVPDSESDEIAMLTTSFNTMIEKIGSLVEDVKLEQINLRKTELKLMQAQINPHFLYNTLDTIIWLAEGNKTKDVIQMVSALSRFFRIALSKGYDYISIKEEEMLIRSYLQIQQYRYQDILEYEINISEKLENCSILKLTLQPIVENALYHGIKNKRGMGKIIIEGYCQEDTVYLKVKDNGIGMNQEQIEKIRRLLVMPKEEDALGQKGFGLFNVNERIKLNFGTEYGLDVKSEYGVGSEFTICIPKITQNRHYNI from the coding sequence ATGAGAATTATAAAATATTTAGGCATATCATTAAAAACAAAGATGAGAACTTTGATGTTTATTGCCATTATTCCGCTTCTGGTATTTGTTTCTTATCTTATTTTCCAAGTGGGTACATATTCGGATTACTATAATACAATATATAAAAGCATATCTGTTGCCAATGACTTTTCTCAGAAATTCAAAAATGAATATGATTATAGTATGTATCAGATTGTAATAGGGTCAAGCAATTTTAAAAGAGAGGAAATATCTCAAAAGCTGGAAGATGCATATAACAAAGTTAATTATTTAAGAAAATCTGCTTTGATGCCTGAAAACAAAAGTACTACCAAATATATGAAGGATTATGTTGACAGTCTTAAACGCAGTACTGAAATTATTAAAGTGAATTTAGAAGCAGATGGTCCTAAGTATGATAAGAATTTAATGATACTTGATAATGATATCAGAACTACCACAACCATGATTACGGATTCCATTCAAAAATACGTATATATTGAAACCTTTCAGATGAACAAGGTACATAATAAAATTGAAGTGGAAAGAAAAAGAAATGTTACTTTTACATGTATAATTTTTGCAGTACTGTTTATGGTAACTCTTGTTTTGGTTGAATTTATTTCACACAGTATTACAAAACCCATAAAAAACCTGTGTATATCAACTAAATTAGTTGGAAATGGAGATTTTACCACACGTGTTCCGGATTCTGAAAGTGATGAGATAGCAATGTTAACAACAAGTTTTAACACAATGATTGAAAAGATAGGCAGTTTGGTGGAGGACGTGAAGCTGGAACAGATTAATTTAAGAAAGACTGAATTAAAGCTCATGCAAGCTCAAATAAATCCCCATTTTCTTTATAATACCTTGGATACTATTATATGGCTGGCTGAAGGAAACAAAACCAAGGATGTTATACAGATGGTAAGTGCATTGTCCAGGTTTTTCAGGATTGCCTTGAGTAAGGGGTATGACTATATAAGTATTAAGGAAGAAGAGATGCTTATAAGAAGCTATCTCCAGATTCAACAATACAGATATCAGGATATTCTGGAGTATGAGATAAATATTTCAGAGAAACTTGAAAACTGTAGTATTCTAAAGCTTACACTTCAGCCCATAGTTGAAAATGCCCTTTATCACGGAATAAAAAATAAAAGGGGAATGGGAAAAATAATTATAGAGGGCTACTGCCAAGAGGACACTGTTTATTTAAAGGTAAAGGATAATGGAATCGGAATGAATCAGGAGCAAATTGAAAAGATTAGAAGGCTCCTTGTAATGCCAAAAGAAGAAGATGCTCTCGGACAAAAAGGATTTGGATTATTTAATGTAAATGAAAGGATTAAGCTGAATTTTGGGACTGAATACGGACTGGATGTAAAAAGTGAATATGGTGTAGGAAGTGAGTTTACTATTTGCATCCCAAAAATCACCCAAAACCGTCATTATAATATTTAA
- a CDS encoding response regulator: MIKIVIADDMQMFRESLKFMIESDKEMQVIGLVSSGKEALDFCNSNTPDMIIMDLKMPELDGFEATRLIKHMYSEIKIVILSTFNDEVSVTKAVKYGADGFITKDMGLLELHHSIRSIHIGLRVFEDSVLSNIVSKIDTVSAEPEKAIDISPREISIIKLIADGKSYKEIGETLYLAEGTVRNIVYKLLSQLDLKDRIQLAVYAAKRKLI, from the coding sequence ATGATTAAAATTGTAATAGCTGATGATATGCAAATGTTTCGCGAAAGTCTCAAATTCATGATAGAAAGCGATAAAGAAATGCAAGTTATCGGTCTTGTATCCAGCGGAAAGGAAGCATTGGATTTTTGCAATAGTAATACTCCCGATATGATTATAATGGATCTTAAAATGCCTGAACTGGATGGGTTTGAAGCTACAAGACTTATTAAGCATATGTATTCGGAAATAAAAATTGTCATTCTCTCAACTTTCAATGACGAAGTCAGTGTAACAAAAGCAGTCAAATATGGGGCAGACGGTTTCATAACAAAAGATATGGGATTATTGGAGCTTCATCATTCAATAAGAAGTATACATATTGGTTTAAGGGTTTTTGAGGATTCCGTTCTGTCAAATATTGTCAGCAAAATAGATACTGTATCTGCCGAGCCGGAAAAAGCTATAGATATTTCTCCAAGGGAGATATCTATAATAAAATTAATTGCGGATGGGAAAAGCTATAAAGAAATCGGCGAAACACTATACCTTGCTGAAGGTACAGTCAGAAATATTGTCTATAAGCTTTTAAGCCAGTTGGATTTAAAAGATAGAATTCAGCTTGCAGTATACGCAGCAAAAAGGAAATTAATCTGA
- a CDS encoding response regulator transcription factor, producing MYKVFLVDDEVIVRHGIRDCIKWEQTDFVFSGEAPDGEFALPLIMEIKPDILITDIKMPFMDGLELSQVVRKNMPWVKIIILSGHDEFGYAREAMRIGVTEYLLKPVTAQDLLESLEKVKDLIINEKRERENAEKIRKQLAENAPLFRDKFLSELLLGMVPPVEVIDNCESLDINIISKFYIVEILELETPKKNASDGEYTEVLQAEALIDSIVSKNSEIIKFRRMLGEIIVIIKGDNLQNIEEAAYSLAQSFKYEVERKTSCILGISIGGARERIQGITQSFKEADEIKNYRYIYGKRKILGINDIKSDMGSKKDFIKIDMNNTYEFLKCGLKSDVGSFVDKFIDNLNEIEMKSPMYIHYLFMDVVISASRFVEELGGEIETLLPWVSNLESFVAGIDSIEKFGELTEYTLKIVLEFRDTRVERKYDSIIKKAKEYIHSNFANSNISLISVASYVNVSPSHFSTIFSQEAGENFIEYLTKVRVKKAMELLKTTSLKSSEIAYNVGYNDPHYFCYIFKKATGITPKEYRSET from the coding sequence GTGTATAAAGTATTTCTTGTGGATGACGAGGTTATTGTTCGTCATGGTATCAGGGATTGCATTAAATGGGAGCAAACTGATTTTGTATTTTCAGGTGAAGCACCTGATGGTGAATTTGCATTGCCGCTGATTATGGAGATAAAGCCGGACATATTGATTACTGATATTAAAATGCCATTTATGGACGGTTTGGAGTTAAGCCAGGTGGTCAGGAAAAATATGCCTTGGGTTAAGATTATTATATTGAGCGGACATGACGAGTTTGGGTATGCCAGGGAGGCAATGCGCATAGGGGTAACAGAATACTTGCTAAAACCTGTGACTGCCCAGGACCTCCTTGAATCATTGGAAAAAGTCAAAGATTTAATTATAAACGAAAAACGCGAAAGAGAAAACGCTGAGAAAATCAGAAAACAACTTGCCGAGAATGCTCCTTTATTCAGGGATAAATTTTTAAGCGAGTTATTATTAGGCATGGTTCCTCCTGTTGAGGTTATAGATAATTGTGAAAGCTTGGATATAAATATAATTTCGAAGTTTTATATTGTAGAGATTTTAGAGTTAGAAACGCCGAAAAAAAATGCTTCAGACGGAGAGTATACCGAAGTACTGCAGGCAGAGGCTTTGATTGATAGCATTGTCAGCAAAAACAGTGAAATTATCAAGTTCAGAAGGATGCTTGGAGAAATTATAGTAATAATAAAAGGTGACAACTTACAAAATATAGAAGAAGCTGCCTATAGTTTAGCTCAATCTTTTAAATACGAAGTGGAAAGGAAAACATCATGTATACTGGGAATCAGTATCGGTGGTGCAAGGGAAAGAATACAAGGAATTACGCAATCATTTAAGGAAGCTGACGAAATAAAAAACTACCGCTACATATACGGGAAACGCAAGATTCTCGGTATAAACGATATAAAGTCTGATATGGGTAGTAAAAAGGATTTTATTAAAATTGACATGAATAATACTTACGAATTTTTGAAGTGCGGACTGAAATCTGATGTGGGAAGTTTTGTAGATAAGTTTATTGATAACCTGAATGAGATTGAGATGAAGTCACCCATGTATATTCATTATTTATTCATGGATGTGGTAATAAGTGCGTCCCGGTTTGTTGAAGAACTTGGAGGAGAAATTGAAACTCTTTTGCCCTGGGTTTCAAATTTAGAAAGCTTTGTTGCAGGTATAGATTCAATAGAAAAGTTCGGAGAATTAACAGAATATACTTTAAAAATTGTATTGGAATTCAGAGATACAAGGGTAGAGAGGAAATATGACAGCATTATAAAGAAAGCAAAGGAATATATACATAGCAATTTTGCGAACTCAAATATTTCTTTAATTTCAGTTGCATCATATGTTAATGTCAGTCCAAGCCATTTTAGTACCATTTTCAGTCAGGAGGCAGGAGAAAATTTTATTGAATACCTGACAAAAGTAAGGGTAAAAAAGGCGATGGAGCTTTTAAAAACTACATCTCTAAAATCGTCAGAAATTGCTTATAATGTTGGGTATAACGACCCTCATTATTTCTGTTATATTTTTAAGAAAGCCACAGGAATTACTCCTAAGGAGTATCGAAGTGAAACATAG
- a CDS encoding ArsR/SmtB family transcription factor, with protein sequence MKIDISEKWLPVYEALSSNVRIKIINLLATEALNIKQLAQELGLSSAIVTMHVKKLEKAGIVHSERKSINGAVQKLCFLDVDSLEIQFPSKQAKTRSYHEFSMPIGHYSNFVVTATCGIATPEKVIGEFDDPRYFLEPDRVNAGILWFTEGYVEYKIPNFLLSVQQPEELEISMELGSEAPGINSNWPSDITFFLNEKKVGQWTSPGDYGNSRGRYTPDWWSLQVGQYGLYKSIRITQDGSYIDGTKVSDTALSSLDIRQKYWTFKIAVLPDSQNVGGVTIFGKGFGNYSRDILFKLYYI encoded by the coding sequence ATGAAGATAGATATATCAGAAAAGTGGCTGCCTGTTTATGAAGCTTTAAGCAGCAATGTGAGAATTAAAATAATTAATTTACTTGCAACAGAGGCTTTAAATATAAAACAGCTTGCCCAAGAACTTGGGCTTAGCAGTGCAATAGTGACAATGCATGTAAAAAAGCTGGAAAAAGCCGGTATTGTTCACTCTGAAAGAAAAAGTATTAACGGGGCAGTACAGAAACTCTGTTTTCTTGATGTAGATTCATTAGAAATCCAGTTTCCAAGCAAACAGGCAAAAACAAGAAGTTATCACGAATTCTCAATGCCCATAGGCCATTATTCAAATTTTGTGGTTACCGCCACTTGTGGAATAGCAACCCCTGAAAAGGTTATAGGTGAGTTTGATGATCCAAGATATTTTTTGGAGCCGGACAGAGTTAATGCAGGAATACTCTGGTTTACGGAAGGCTATGTAGAATACAAAATTCCTAATTTCTTACTATCCGTACAACAGCCCGAAGAATTGGAAATATCAATGGAGCTTGGTTCTGAAGCTCCTGGAATAAACAGCAATTGGCCCTCGGATATAACTTTTTTTCTTAATGAAAAAAAGGTCGGTCAATGGACCAGCCCCGGAGATTATGGAAACAGCCGTGGAAGATATACTCCCGATTGGTGGAGCTTGCAGGTTGGCCAGTACGGTTTGTATAAATCCATACGTATAACACAGGATGGTTCTTATATAGATGGAACAAAGGTTTCCGATACTGCACTTTCGTCTTTGGATATACGCCAGAAATATTGGACTTTTAAAATAGCAGTACTGCCTGATTCACAGAATGTCGGGGGTGTAACAATATTTGGTAAAGGCTTTGGGAATTACAGTCGTGATATATTATTTAAGTTATATTATATATAA
- a CDS encoding ABC transporter permease subunit — MIKSLRSKLSGNNFLLFVTIVLFFVLYISGMLVFQDKGFGKPQVFLNLFISNAGLIIAAVGMTIVLITAGIDISIGSVIAMTCMLLAWMMEKKGMDAWVSIVIVLVVGVVFGLIQGFLVSYLNIQPFIVTLAGLFFARGMTAIISDEMITITNKAFLGIANAKIYLPFITTVTKKGKVIHPYIYPSVILAIAVLIIAFIVLKYTKFGRSIYAVGGNEQSALLMGLNVRRIKLKVYALNGFLAALAGFAFALNSCGGFVEQARGFEMDAIASAVIGGTLLTGGVGNVLGSLFGVMIKGTIESIITFQGTLSSWWTKIAIAALLCIFIILQSIFASIKRKSK, encoded by the coding sequence ATGATAAAGAGTTTGCGGAGCAAATTAAGCGGCAATAACTTTTTGCTGTTTGTAACTATAGTATTATTTTTTGTGTTATACATTTCCGGCATGTTAGTATTTCAGGACAAAGGTTTTGGAAAGCCTCAAGTTTTTTTAAACCTGTTTATAAGTAACGCCGGACTCATAATTGCAGCTGTAGGTATGACAATAGTATTGATTACGGCGGGAATAGACATATCAATCGGCTCAGTAATAGCAATGACATGTATGCTCCTTGCATGGATGATGGAGAAAAAAGGCATGGATGCTTGGGTAAGCATAGTAATTGTTCTGGTGGTCGGTGTTGTGTTTGGTCTGATACAGGGATTTCTGGTATCGTATCTGAACATCCAGCCCTTTATTGTTACACTTGCGGGTCTGTTTTTTGCAAGAGGAATGACGGCAATAATAAGTGACGAAATGATAACTATTACAAATAAAGCCTTCCTTGGTATTGCAAATGCTAAGATATATTTACCGTTTATAACAACAGTAACAAAGAAGGGGAAAGTAATTCATCCTTATATATACCCCAGCGTAATTCTGGCAATTGCTGTGCTAATAATTGCTTTTATTGTTTTAAAATATACAAAATTCGGCCGCTCTATCTATGCAGTTGGCGGAAATGAGCAATCCGCATTGCTGATGGGCTTAAATGTAAGAAGAATAAAACTGAAAGTATATGCTCTGAATGGTTTTCTTGCAGCTTTAGCAGGCTTTGCCTTTGCTCTTAATTCCTGCGGAGGCTTTGTTGAACAGGCAAGAGGCTTTGAAATGGATGCCATTGCTTCGGCAGTAATCGGAGGAACACTTCTCACAGGTGGTGTCGGTAATGTCTTAGGCAGCTTGTTTGGCGTAATGATTAAAGGTACAATAGAATCAATCATAACTTTTCAGGGTACGTTGTCTTCATGGTGGACAAAGATTGCAATTGCAGCACTCCTATGTATATTCATCATATTGCAGAGCATCTTTGCATCAATAAAAAGAAAGAGTAAATAG
- a CDS encoding alpha-N-arabinofuranosidase codes for MNNAKMILNKDYIVGAVDKRIYGSFIEHLGRAVYGGIYEPGHPTADKLGFRQDVSDMIKELQVPIVRYPGGNFVSGYNWEDGVGPVDKRPRRTELAWATIETNEIGTNEFATWAKEVGTEVMMAVNLGTRGVDAARNLIEYCNLTQGTYYSDLRRSHGYSQPHNIKTWCLGNEMDGPWQIGTKTAEEYGRLACETAKVMKMVDPTIELVACGSSGSAMPTFAQWEATVLEHTYEHVDYVSLHTYYGNQEENTANYLAKTMDMDAFIKSVVATCDYVKAKKRSKKKINLSFDEWNVWFHSNEADKKIDKWSIAPAQLEDVYNFEDALLVGSMLITLLKNADRVKMACLAQLVNVIAPIMTENGGSAWKQTIYYPYLHTSVFGRGTVLNTIMKAPKFDTKDFTDVSAIDATAVINDNNDEITIFAVNRHMDDSITLDVELNGFGQFEVVEHIVLEHDDVKAANTKQNPNNVVPNNKGNAIVEDGCIKASLKNLSWNVIRMKKVK; via the coding sequence ATGAATAACGCAAAAATGATACTTAACAAAGACTATATTGTAGGTGCCGTTGATAAAAGAATTTACGGCTCATTTATAGAGCATTTGGGGAGAGCTGTTTATGGCGGAATATATGAGCCGGGTCACCCAACAGCCGATAAACTGGGTTTTAGACAAGATGTCTCAGATATGATAAAAGAATTACAGGTGCCAATAGTAAGATATCCCGGAGGAAATTTTGTTTCAGGCTATAATTGGGAAGACGGTGTAGGCCCTGTAGATAAAAGACCAAGACGCACAGAATTAGCTTGGGCTACAATTGAGACTAATGAAATTGGAACCAATGAGTTTGCAACATGGGCTAAAGAAGTTGGAACAGAAGTAATGATGGCAGTTAATCTTGGTACAAGAGGGGTTGATGCAGCAAGAAATCTTATTGAATACTGCAACCTTACTCAAGGAACATACTATAGTGATTTGAGAAGGTCTCACGGTTACAGCCAGCCTCACAACATAAAAACCTGGTGTCTCGGAAATGAAATGGATGGTCCTTGGCAGATAGGTACAAAAACTGCGGAGGAATATGGAAGACTTGCCTGCGAAACCGCAAAAGTTATGAAAATGGTAGACCCTACAATTGAATTGGTAGCTTGCGGAAGTTCAGGAAGTGCTATGCCTACATTTGCACAATGGGAAGCTACCGTCCTCGAGCACACATATGAACACGTTGATTATGTTTCACTTCACACATATTACGGAAATCAAGAAGAAAATACTGCAAACTACTTGGCTAAAACTATGGATATGGATGCCTTTATAAAATCCGTTGTTGCAACCTGTGATTATGTAAAAGCAAAAAAACGTAGCAAGAAAAAAATAAACCTCTCCTTTGATGAATGGAATGTATGGTTCCACTCCAATGAGGCAGATAAAAAAATCGACAAATGGTCAATAGCACCGGCTCAGCTTGAAGATGTTTACAATTTCGAGGATGCATTACTGGTTGGAAGTATGCTGATAACTCTGTTAAAAAATGCTGACAGAGTAAAGATGGCTTGCCTTGCACAACTTGTAAATGTTATTGCACCAATAATGACAGAAAACGGCGGAAGTGCTTGGAAGCAGACTATTTACTATCCATACCTCCATACTTCAGTGTTTGGAAGAGGTACTGTTTTAAATACTATTATGAAAGCACCTAAGTTTGACACTAAGGATTTTACTGATGTTTCAGCTATAGATGCAACAGCGGTTATTAATGACAATAACGATGAAATTACGATTTTCGCAGTAAACAGGCATATGGATGACAGTATCACTTTGGATGTTGAACTCAATGGCTTTGGACAGTTTGAGGTTGTTGAACATATAGTTCTTGAGCATGATGATGTAAAAGCAGCTAACACCAAACAAAATCCAAACAACGTTGTTCCTAACAACAAGGGAAATGCAATTGTAGAAGACGGATGCATCAAGGCTTCCTTAAAGAATCTTTCATGGAATGTTATAAGAATGAAAAAAGTAAAATAG
- a CDS encoding sugar ABC transporter ATP-binding protein produces the protein MGNESYEVLKMRNICKTFPGVTALSNVDFTLRTGEIHALMGENGAGKSTLIKVLTGVEEFESGQILIDGINHPVINKSPQEAQANGISTVYQEINLCPNLSVAENIFIGRELKKAGRIDWKAINKRAKEILLNFDIDIDVTKSLDNYSVAMQQMVAIARAVDITSKVLILDEPTSSLDEYEVEKLFEVMRKLKSQGTGIIFVTHFLEQVYAVCDKITVLRNGSLVGEYEVEKLPRVQLVAKMMGKEFDDLAHIKKAVKEQEIKATRESFICAKELGHTGTIKPFDLEIKKGEVIGLAGLLGSGRSELARVIYGADKADCGELEVNGQKCSFKAPIDSMKAGMAFCPENRKEEGIISDLSVRENMILALQAKRGMFKLISKKEQEELTDKFINMLQIKTASRETPIKQLSGGNQQKVILGRWLMTEPDFLILDEPTRGIDVGTKTEIQKLIVDFASKGMTVMFISSEIEEMLRTVNRMAVLRDGKKVGEIDESELSQELVMKVIAGGDANE, from the coding sequence GTGGGGAATGAAAGTTATGAAGTTCTTAAAATGAGAAACATTTGCAAGACTTTTCCCGGAGTAACAGCACTGTCCAATGTTGATTTTACATTGAGAACAGGTGAGATTCATGCTCTTATGGGCGAAAATGGTGCGGGAAAGAGTACTTTGATAAAAGTTTTGACAGGTGTTGAAGAATTTGAATCAGGTCAAATACTTATAGACGGTATAAATCATCCGGTTATTAATAAATCTCCCCAGGAAGCACAAGCAAACGGAATCAGTACTGTATACCAGGAGATAAATCTATGTCCCAACCTTTCGGTGGCAGAAAACATTTTTATCGGAAGAGAGCTTAAAAAGGCGGGCCGTATTGATTGGAAAGCAATAAATAAAAGAGCAAAAGAGATTTTATTAAATTTTGATATTGATATTGATGTTACAAAATCTCTGGACAATTATTCGGTGGCTATGCAGCAGATGGTTGCCATCGCCAGGGCTGTGGACATTACCTCAAAAGTGCTTATATTGGATGAACCTACATCAAGTTTGGATGAATATGAGGTTGAAAAACTATTTGAGGTAATGAGAAAATTAAAGTCCCAGGGAACAGGTATAATATTTGTAACACACTTTCTTGAACAGGTATACGCAGTATGTGACAAGATTACGGTGCTACGAAATGGCAGCCTGGTAGGTGAATATGAGGTCGAAAAACTGCCCAGAGTTCAGTTGGTTGCAAAAATGATGGGTAAGGAATTCGATGATTTGGCTCATATAAAAAAAGCAGTAAAGGAACAGGAAATCAAAGCAACGAGGGAGAGCTTCATCTGTGCAAAAGAATTGGGGCATACCGGAACTATCAAACCTTTTGATTTGGAAATCAAAAAAGGTGAAGTAATTGGTCTTGCAGGCCTTTTAGGGTCAGGCCGTTCAGAATTGGCAAGAGTAATATACGGTGCCGATAAAGCGGATTGCGGAGAACTTGAAGTAAATGGGCAAAAGTGCAGTTTTAAAGCGCCCATAGATTCAATGAAAGCGGGAATGGCTTTTTGCCCTGAAAACAGAAAAGAAGAAGGAATTATTTCAGATTTATCTGTAAGAGAAAATATGATACTTGCTCTGCAGGCTAAGAGAGGTATGTTTAAACTTATAAGTAAGAAGGAGCAGGAGGAACTTACTGATAAGTTTATCAATATGCTTCAGATAAAAACTGCAAGCCGAGAAACTCCTATAAAACAGCTTAGCGGAGGTAATCAGCAAAAAGTCATACTGGGTAGATGGCTTATGACGGAGCCTGACTTTCTAATTCTTGATGAACCCACAAGAGGTATCGACGTTGGTACAAAAACGGAGATTCAGAAGCTGATTGTTGATTTTGCAAGTAAAGGAATGACGGTTATGTTTATTTCTTCGGAAATAGAAGAAATGCTTCGTACCGTTAACAGAATGGCAGTTCTGCGAGACGGCAAAAAAGTTGGAGAAATTGACGAAAGTGAATTGTCTCAGGAGCTGGTTATGAAGGTTATCGCAGGAGGTGATGCTAATGAATAG
- a CDS encoding ABC transporter substrate-binding protein, with protein MKKRLIALLMCFSLVMAAGCGAGSDSNASDSSQAAKTSTAASGSDSNKLITIGFSQVGAESDWRVANTASMKSALSEKNGFKLIFADAQQKQENQIKAVRDFISQDVDVIAIAPVTETGWETVLGEAKNAGIPVIIVDRMIKVSDDSLFSCWVGSDFQKEGVNAAEWLANYIKEKGKTETQNVVVLQGTIGSSAEIGRTKGFGETIKKYSNFKVLAQQTGEFTQAKGQEVMESFLKQYKDINVVVAQNDNMAFGAIDALKAAGKVPGKDVTIVSFDAVKAAFKSMMAGDMNVSVECNPLHGPRVAELAKKLMNKDKVEKIQYVDEKVYPAETAEKELPNRQY; from the coding sequence ATGAAGAAAAGGTTAATTGCGTTGCTAATGTGTTTCTCATTGGTAATGGCGGCAGGTTGCGGAGCAGGTTCGGATTCAAATGCTTCTGATTCGTCTCAGGCAGCTAAAACATCTACAGCTGCCAGTGGTTCAGACAGCAATAAGTTGATTACGATAGGTTTTTCACAGGTTGGAGCTGAAAGCGACTGGCGTGTGGCTAACACTGCATCCATGAAATCAGCATTATCAGAAAAAAACGGCTTTAAGTTAATTTTTGCAGATGCACAGCAAAAACAGGAAAATCAGATTAAAGCAGTAAGAGATTTTATATCACAAGACGTTGATGTTATTGCAATAGCACCTGTTACAGAAACCGGATGGGAAACTGTATTGGGAGAAGCAAAGAACGCAGGAATACCTGTAATAATCGTAGATAGAATGATAAAGGTTTCCGATGATTCACTCTTTAGCTGTTGGGTTGGCTCAGACTTCCAGAAGGAAGGCGTAAATGCAGCTGAGTGGTTGGCAAACTACATAAAAGAAAAAGGTAAGACCGAAACACAAAATGTTGTAGTGCTTCAGGGAACTATCGGTTCTTCTGCTGAAATAGGCCGTACAAAAGGTTTTGGCGAAACAATAAAGAAATACAGCAACTTTAAAGTATTGGCACAACAAACCGGAGAATTTACTCAGGCAAAAGGACAGGAAGTTATGGAATCCTTCCTCAAGCAATATAAAGATATAAATGTAGTAGTAGCACAGAATGATAACATGGCATTTGGAGCAATTGATGCTCTTAAAGCTGCAGGAAAGGTTCCCGGAAAAGATGTGACAATTGTATCTTTTGATGCGGTTAAAGCGGCATTCAAATCCATGATGGCCGGAGATATGAACGTATCAGTAGAATGTAATCCGTTACACGGACCAAGAGTAGCTGAACTTGCTAAAAAGCTTATGAATAAAGACAAAGTTGAAAAAATTCAGTATGTTGATGAAAAAGTTTACCCTGCTGAAACAGCTGAAAAAGAGCTTCCAAATCGTCAATATTAA
- a CDS encoding ABC transporter permease has product MNSQIVKKVTKYRLFWPLVCLFAVLVVNLIRTPDFFNISINSKGVLYGYLIDIINRSSELIILAAGMTVCVASSAGTDISVGSVMAVTGAVTCFLLGTGDAYNIPYVLAVVAGILAATACGAWNGFLVAKMKIQPMVATLILFTAGRGIAQLITGGNILYIKVKSFKYLGSVLPGVPLPTPIFVAAAVVLLTSLLLKKSAIGMYVQSVGINAKASKLIGLNSTLIIFLTYAFCGLCSGIAGTIATSRIYSIDANNVGLNLEMDAILAVALGGNSLAGGKFSLAGSVIGAVTIQALSTSLYSMGVSADQLPVYKAIVVIIIVSLQSKQLKKFFKNFSQKQKISGAGEKVTQ; this is encoded by the coding sequence ATGAATAGTCAAATAGTTAAAAAGGTAACAAAGTACAGGCTGTTCTGGCCATTAGTGTGTCTCTTTGCAGTATTGGTTGTGAACCTAATCAGAACTCCGGACTTTTTTAATATTTCCATTAACAGTAAAGGGGTACTTTACGGGTATCTCATAGATATAATAAACCGTTCCAGCGAATTAATCATCCTTGCAGCAGGGATGACAGTGTGTGTGGCATCCTCGGCAGGAACGGATATTTCAGTTGGGTCTGTAATGGCAGTAACCGGTGCGGTAACGTGTTTCTTATTGGGAACAGGTGATGCATATAATATACCATATGTTCTTGCAGTAGTGGCAGGAATACTGGCTGCCACTGCTTGCGGCGCTTGGAACGGCTTTCTTGTTGCAAAAATGAAAATCCAGCCCATGGTAGCAACCTTGATACTTTTTACTGCCGGTCGTGGTATAGCACAGCTCATTACTGGGGGAAACATACTTTACATAAAAGTTAAGAGCTTCAAGTATCTTGGTTCCGTATTGCCGGGAGTACCATTGCCAACACCTATTTTTGTAGCTGCGGCAGTAGTACTACTCACTTCACTTCTTCTGAAAAAATCAGCAATTGGAATGTATGTTCAAAGCGTTGGTATAAATGCAAAAGCCAGCAAACTAATCGGCTTGAATTCAACATTAATTATATTTTTAACCTATGCATTTTGCGGCTTGTGCTCAGGAATAGCCGGTACAATAGCCACTTCCAGAATTTATTCCATTGACGCAAATAATGTGGGACTGAATTTGGAAATGGATGCAATTCTTGCAGTTGCACTGGGCGGTAACAGTCTGGCAGGAGGAAAATTCTCTTTGGCAGGCAGCGTTATAGGCGCTGTTACCATACAGGCGTTGTCTACATCGCTTTATTCAATGGGAGTATCGGCAGACCAGCTGCCTGTTTATAAAGCTATAGTTGTAATTATAATTGTATCCTTGCAATCAAAGCAATTAAAAAAGTTCTTCAAAAATTTTAGTCAAAAGCAAAAAATCAGTGGTGCTGGAGAGAAGGTGACACAATGA